A genomic stretch from Nitrospinota bacterium includes:
- the cysS gene encoding cysteine--tRNA ligase, with translation MSLRLYNSLTRKKEDFVPLDKNRVGMYVCGVTVYDYCHIGHARAAVAFDTIFRYLKHLGYQVNYARNFTDIDDKIINRANEEGIPWQEVTEKYIQAFYDDMGQLNIELPTVEPKATDHIPEMIAMIASLIEQGKAYNSDGDVFYSVLSFPDYGQLSGKNTDDLLSGARVDVNESKRNPLDFALWKKSKPGEPAWDSPWGQGRPGWHIECSAMGTRYLGETFDIHGGGKDLIFPHHENEIAQSCGASGKAPVKYWLHNGFVNIDKEKMSKSLGNFSTIRDIYQRHHPEVLRLFLISSHYRNPIDFSEKNIEDAEKVLIRLYEGIEAAEAILKDKNNAEIPSSDDKVKSSPLMQKFEEAMNDDFNTSVALAHMNEELRNLNRLVSEPQTNSGASSELQISLASLKAVGGVLGLFYQTPEQFQAEIFQLKNSALNLDTDKIEALIAARNAARKAKDWGKADQCRNDLTAMGVAIEDTPGGTEWKIK, from the coding sequence ATGAGCCTTCGTTTATACAACTCATTGACCCGGAAAAAAGAGGATTTTGTCCCACTCGATAAGAATCGTGTTGGGATGTATGTGTGCGGTGTGACCGTTTACGATTACTGTCATATTGGGCATGCACGGGCCGCCGTGGCATTCGACACCATTTTCAGGTACTTGAAGCATCTCGGCTATCAAGTGAACTACGCGCGGAATTTCACCGATATCGACGACAAAATCATCAACCGCGCCAATGAAGAAGGCATTCCCTGGCAGGAAGTGACGGAGAAATACATCCAGGCTTTCTATGATGACATGGGCCAACTCAACATTGAACTCCCCACCGTAGAACCCAAAGCCACCGACCATATCCCCGAGATGATCGCCATGATCGCATCTCTCATTGAACAGGGCAAAGCTTATAACTCAGATGGCGATGTTTTCTATTCCGTCCTGTCATTTCCCGACTACGGCCAACTTTCCGGAAAAAACACCGACGATCTTCTTTCCGGAGCCCGCGTCGATGTCAACGAAAGCAAACGCAATCCCCTCGATTTCGCACTGTGGAAAAAAAGCAAGCCGGGAGAACCGGCATGGGACAGCCCCTGGGGCCAAGGTCGCCCAGGATGGCATATTGAATGCTCCGCTATGGGAACACGCTACCTGGGAGAAACCTTCGACATTCATGGCGGCGGCAAGGACCTGATCTTTCCGCACCACGAAAACGAAATCGCCCAGTCCTGCGGGGCCTCGGGAAAAGCCCCGGTCAAATATTGGCTGCATAATGGATTTGTCAATATCGATAAAGAAAAAATGTCCAAATCGCTGGGCAATTTTTCGACCATTCGCGACATTTATCAACGCCATCACCCTGAGGTTTTGCGGCTGTTTTTGATCAGCAGTCATTACCGCAATCCGATAGACTTTTCCGAAAAAAACATCGAAGATGCGGAGAAGGTCCTGATCCGACTTTACGAAGGCATCGAAGCGGCGGAAGCCATTCTCAAGGACAAAAATAACGCGGAAATCCCCTCTTCCGACGACAAGGTGAAATCCAGCCCGTTGATGCAAAAGTTTGAAGAAGCCATGAACGATGACTTCAACACTTCTGTCGCCCTGGCCCACATGAACGAAGAGTTGAGAAACCTCAACCGTCTGGTGAGCGAACCGCAAACCAATTCCGGTGCGTCGAGTGAACTGCAAATCAGCCTCGCTTCCCTGAAAGCCGTGGGAGGGGTGTTGGGCCTGTTCTACCAGACACCCGAACAATTCCAGGCGGAAATTTTCCAATTGAAGAACAGCGCGTTGAACCTGGATACCGATAAAATCGAAGCCCTCATTGCCGCCAGAAATGCCGCCAGAAAAGCCAAGGACTGGGGCAAGGCCGATCAATGCAGGAATGACCTGACCGCCATGGGAGTGGCCATCGAAGACACTCCTGGCGGCACAGAGTGGAAAATAAAATGA
- a CDS encoding DUF2851 family protein — MNPAPELFTNSFSKYTHDFTQIQVDEKERKIRVPEKTIRCIWNEQLFKTKQLQTTSGEELEIIFPGHWNFGPGPDFKNAAMKVNGKILEGDVQIHVYSSDWQANDLTGNPEYDNVILHVFLWKSQDETFSDEKTSVRELELKSVLTKGILDLNDELDFDSYPVLYQHNYGRCHQPLSLLSKEKLTHLLNAAGDARILVKMERFHDRTLINGYEQTFYEGVAEALGYPNNKEPFQKLAGTLSLNTLNALLPVNLNQPEKILHVQALLFGVAGLIEFKSLDTASLFPDDRQYFETLQHLWETHRSQVPASRLTQSSWKFGGIRPANFPYRRIAALSHLIVRHEANGMFADYIETLQSCIAHDENKGYHISIPKSFYDFFCVEADDYWANHYSPGGKRLAKGQLLIGSTRSKEITINIVIPIGLIYARASKSVSLETAFNVIFQSGTKSGDNKLLRFMRHYIFGDKKDMIAVLANDKQTQGLMQIYQDFCTQNENNCLKCQFPDVINRYFSKSV; from the coding sequence ATGAACCCGGCCCCCGAACTATTCACAAACTCTTTCAGTAAATACACCCACGACTTCACCCAGATTCAGGTGGATGAGAAAGAGCGCAAGATCCGCGTCCCCGAAAAAACCATCCGCTGTATCTGGAACGAACAACTGTTCAAAACCAAACAATTGCAAACCACAAGCGGCGAAGAACTGGAAATCATTTTTCCGGGACACTGGAATTTTGGACCGGGGCCCGACTTCAAAAACGCCGCCATGAAGGTGAACGGTAAAATTCTGGAAGGGGATGTGCAAATCCACGTCTATTCCTCAGACTGGCAGGCAAATGACCTGACCGGCAACCCCGAATATGACAACGTGATTCTCCACGTTTTTTTATGGAAGAGCCAGGACGAAACCTTTTCCGATGAAAAAACTTCCGTTCGCGAACTGGAGTTAAAAAGTGTCCTGACCAAGGGAATTCTCGACCTCAACGATGAATTGGATTTTGACAGCTATCCCGTCCTGTATCAACACAACTACGGGCGGTGCCACCAGCCGCTGTCTCTGCTCTCAAAGGAAAAACTGACGCATCTTTTGAACGCCGCAGGCGACGCCCGGATACTGGTCAAAATGGAACGATTTCACGACCGGACCCTTATCAACGGCTACGAGCAAACCTTTTACGAGGGCGTCGCTGAAGCTCTGGGTTATCCCAATAACAAGGAGCCTTTTCAGAAACTGGCCGGGACGCTCTCTTTAAACACTCTGAATGCATTATTGCCCGTAAACCTCAACCAGCCGGAAAAAATTCTTCACGTTCAGGCGCTATTATTCGGAGTTGCAGGGCTCATCGAGTTCAAGTCTCTGGACACCGCGTCACTGTTCCCGGACGACCGGCAATATTTTGAAACATTACAGCACTTATGGGAAACCCACCGCTCCCAGGTTCCGGCCAGCCGATTGACCCAGAGTTCCTGGAAATTCGGTGGCATTCGACCGGCGAATTTTCCGTACCGCAGAATCGCGGCGCTGTCACATTTGATCGTCCGGCATGAGGCCAACGGCATGTTCGCCGATTACATAGAGACGCTCCAGTCATGTATTGCCCATGACGAAAACAAGGGCTATCACATCAGCATTCCGAAAAGCTTTTACGATTTTTTCTGTGTCGAGGCCGATGATTACTGGGCCAACCACTATTCCCCCGGCGGCAAACGATTGGCCAAGGGGCAGCTTCTAATTGGCTCCACACGGTCCAAAGAAATAACCATCAATATTGTGATCCCCATCGGGCTGATTTATGCACGCGCCAGCAAATCGGTTTCACTGGAAACCGCCTTCAATGTCATTTTTCAGTCCGGGACAAAGTCCGGCGACAACAAGTTACTGCGCTTCATGCGGCATTACATCTTTGGGGACAAAAAGGACATGATTGCGGTGCTGGCCAACGACAAACAAACGCAGGGATTGATGCAGATCTATCAGGACTTTTGCACGCAGAATGAAAATAATTGTCTGAAGTGTCAATTCCCCGATGTCATCAACAGATATTTTTCAAAATCTGTTTAA
- a CDS encoding sulfate adenylyltransferase subunit 2 produces MDHLDDLESQSIFILREAYKNFKNLAMLWSIGKDSTVMAWLARKAFFGYCPMPFVHIDTSFKIPAMIEYRDKMAKEWGLNLVVGQNKKALAEGMNHTMGRMVCCEALKTQGLQQVMEAKGYTGLILGIRRDEEGTRAKERYFSPRDKNFEWDFKDQPPELWDQFKTTFKEGTHIRIHPILHWTELNVWEYIQREKIPIIDLYFANKEGRRYRSLGCAPCTGSIESNAKTVEEIVDELKNNTTTAERSGRAQDQEDTYAMQKLRAKGYM; encoded by the coding sequence ATGGATCATTTGGACGATCTGGAAAGTCAAAGCATATTCATCCTCCGCGAGGCGTACAAGAACTTCAAAAACCTGGCCATGTTGTGGTCCATCGGTAAGGACTCCACGGTCATGGCCTGGCTGGCGCGTAAAGCCTTTTTTGGCTACTGTCCCATGCCTTTCGTGCACATCGACACCAGTTTTAAAATCCCGGCCATGATCGAATACCGCGACAAAATGGCAAAGGAATGGGGGCTGAACCTGGTTGTCGGCCAGAACAAAAAGGCTCTCGCTGAGGGGATGAACCATACTATGGGCCGCATGGTTTGCTGTGAAGCCTTAAAAACCCAGGGTTTGCAGCAGGTTATGGAGGCCAAGGGATACACCGGTCTGATTCTGGGGATCCGCCGGGATGAAGAAGGAACCCGCGCCAAGGAGCGCTATTTTTCGCCGCGGGATAAAAATTTTGAGTGGGATTTCAAAGATCAGCCGCCTGAGCTCTGGGACCAGTTCAAAACGACGTTTAAAGAGGGAACCCACATCCGCATCCACCCTATATTGCATTGGACGGAACTCAACGTCTGGGAGTACATCCAACGGGAGAAAATCCCCATCATCGACCTCTATTTTGCCAACAAAGAAGGCAGGCGCTACCGATCCCTCGGTTGCGCCCCCTGCACCGGCTCCATAGAGTCGAATGCAAAGACGGTTGAAGAGATCGTGGACGAGTTAAAAAATAACACCACCACTGCGGAACGTTCTGGCAGAGCCCAGGATCAGGAAGACACCTATGCCATGCAGAAACTTCGCGCCAAAGGATACATGTAA
- a CDS encoding GTP-binding protein, translating into MNDNGNVPTLSSRQMKLVIVGHVDHGKSTLVGRLLSDTGSLPEGKIDFIKNICERQGKVFEFAFLLDALEEEQDQGITIDTSQIFFKTKKRHYVIIDAPGHKEFLKNMVTGAANAESALLLIDAYEGVQEQSRRHGYILKLLGLDQVAVVVNKMDLVNYDPEVFFKIKSEYTAFLASIGVQAADFIPVSAKLGTNIAKREDEMPWYKGPTVLEMLDRFEEKVHPDHLPFRFPVQDVYKFDERRIIAGRVESGRLKVGDHLTFSPSNKKSVVKSIEAWSVPKQPTEASASQSIGFTLEEQIFVERGDVATLVDELPIVSSTFDVNLFWMGKRHLEKGRTYTLKLTTQEVACEVVEFKKVIDASTLETLADQDFLAKNDVAELTLKTKRPVAFDLFGTSATTGRFVMVDEYDVCGGGIITTYTPSNKEDKLRDEVRFRNFNWVQSGIKAEERAYRNGHRAALILISGDSGVGKAKLARHLEEKLFKLNFQSYLLDRRNVRLGVSADITAGDQDYLDGETVRRFGEVTKLFLDAGHVVISTSNAFNQDQDSDIRLLSEPHPVIDISVTDAPVTAGTVDVTLSLQEAENEVEAANKIYHYLKDQKILTGHNYSI; encoded by the coding sequence ATGAACGATAACGGAAACGTCCCAACTCTCTCCAGCCGGCAAATGAAGCTGGTGATCGTGGGGCATGTGGATCACGGAAAGTCCACTTTGGTGGGACGACTGCTTTCCGACACGGGCAGTCTGCCGGAAGGTAAAATAGACTTCATCAAGAACATCTGCGAGCGGCAGGGAAAAGTCTTCGAGTTCGCGTTCCTTCTCGATGCGTTGGAAGAGGAACAGGACCAGGGCATCACCATCGATACCTCGCAAATATTTTTTAAAACTAAAAAACGACACTACGTCATCATCGACGCTCCCGGCCATAAGGAATTTTTGAAAAACATGGTGACCGGAGCCGCCAATGCCGAATCGGCGCTCCTCCTGATAGACGCTTACGAAGGCGTGCAGGAACAATCCCGCCGACATGGCTATATCTTAAAGCTCTTGGGGCTGGATCAGGTAGCGGTGGTGGTCAACAAAATGGATCTGGTGAACTACGACCCGGAAGTTTTTTTCAAGATTAAATCCGAATACACCGCTTTTCTGGCATCCATTGGAGTTCAAGCCGCTGACTTTATTCCGGTTTCCGCAAAACTGGGGACTAACATCGCCAAACGTGAAGATGAAATGCCCTGGTATAAAGGTCCCACGGTTCTGGAAATGCTGGATCGGTTCGAGGAAAAAGTTCATCCCGATCATCTACCGTTCCGCTTTCCGGTTCAGGATGTCTACAAATTCGACGAACGCCGGATCATCGCCGGGCGGGTCGAATCCGGGCGGCTCAAGGTTGGAGACCACCTCACGTTTTCACCTTCCAACAAAAAGAGCGTGGTCAAATCAATTGAAGCCTGGAGTGTGCCCAAGCAACCGACAGAAGCCTCCGCATCCCAGTCCATCGGATTCACCCTTGAAGAACAGATTTTTGTCGAACGCGGAGATGTCGCCACCCTGGTGGATGAATTGCCCATCGTTTCTTCAACCTTTGACGTCAATCTGTTCTGGATGGGAAAACGGCATTTGGAAAAGGGCCGCACCTATACCTTGAAACTCACCACCCAGGAAGTGGCCTGCGAAGTGGTGGAATTCAAAAAAGTGATCGACGCTTCCACCCTGGAAACTCTGGCCGATCAGGATTTTCTTGCCAAGAATGATGTAGCCGAATTGACCTTAAAAACCAAGAGACCGGTGGCATTCGACCTTTTTGGAACCAGCGCGACTACCGGACGCTTTGTGATGGTGGATGAATATGACGTGTGCGGAGGCGGCATCATCACCACCTACACTCCGTCAAATAAAGAAGATAAATTACGCGATGAAGTCCGCTTCCGGAATTTCAACTGGGTGCAGAGCGGTATCAAGGCCGAGGAACGGGCTTACCGCAATGGTCACCGGGCGGCGCTCATTCTCATTTCCGGCGACAGCGGCGTTGGCAAGGCCAAACTGGCCCGGCATCTCGAAGAAAAACTGTTCAAATTGAATTTCCAGAGCTATCTTCTGGACCGTCGCAATGTGAGGCTGGGAGTTTCCGCCGATATCACAGCAGGTGATCAGGACTACTTGGACGGAGAAACCGTGCGACGGTTCGGAGAAGTCACGAAATTATTCCTCGACGCCGGTCACGTGGTCATTTCCACCTCCAACGCATTCAATCAGGACCAGGACTCAGACATTCGCCTGCTGTCGGAACCGCACCCGGTGATTGATATCTCGGTTACTGATGCGCCGGTCACAGCAGGCACGGTCGATGTGACTCTGTCTTTGCAGGAAGCCGAAAACGAGGTTGAAGCGGCCAATAAAATTTACCATTATCTGAAAGACCAGAAAATCCTGACCGGCCACAATTACTCCATTTAA
- a CDS encoding 2Fe-2S iron-sulfur cluster-binding protein → MPKITVINTETDETKTFKAGYGANLRKAAAYKDVEIYKGMAKMLNCRGMGVCGTCLIEVEPMENVDPQTFMERLHKVGPNQKLGCRAKVYGDITIKAAIKDL, encoded by the coding sequence ATGCCCAAGATCACCGTAATCAACACCGAGACCGATGAGACCAAAACCTTCAAAGCAGGTTATGGAGCTAATTTGCGTAAAGCCGCCGCGTATAAGGATGTTGAAATCTACAAGGGAATGGCGAAAATGCTGAATTGCCGGGGAATGGGGGTGTGCGGCACCTGTCTGATCGAAGTGGAGCCCATGGAAAATGTCGACCCGCAAACGTTCATGGAAAGACTTCATAAAGTCGGCCCCAACCAGAAGCTGGGTTGCCGAGCCAAAGTTTACGGCGACATCACCATCAAAGCCGCCATCAAAGACCTCTAG
- a CDS encoding SDR family NAD(P)-dependent oxidoreductase, which yields MDLSLKGRKVLITGAGDGIGRTLALDFAEMGARVAGCARSEDRLTSLSREIEGTGHFFHAADLTRPEDIQTFHDQVMEEFGGLDVLINNAGSIIKMGGFFDVSDADWQDSFNINLMPAVRLSRLFIPTLKHSGAPRIINISSIAGSLPGEIFPHYSAIKAALSNFTVSLAQTLAPEKILVNSVSPGPVWTRSWEKEAQLASKKSGKNLHEVIDDIKTQTAQSVLLKRMGMPEDVTGIILFLASDRSSWITGSNFTVDGGINLDPY from the coding sequence ATGGATTTAAGTCTTAAAGGCAGGAAAGTTCTCATCACCGGAGCGGGAGACGGCATTGGCCGCACCCTGGCCCTTGATTTCGCCGAAATGGGCGCTCGTGTGGCCGGTTGCGCCCGGAGTGAGGACCGACTGACCAGCCTTTCCAGGGAAATAGAGGGAACGGGCCATTTTTTCCATGCCGCCGATTTGACCCGTCCCGAGGACATTCAGACCTTTCATGACCAAGTGATGGAAGAATTTGGCGGGTTGGATGTTCTGATCAACAACGCCGGGTCGATCATCAAAATGGGTGGTTTTTTTGACGTATCTGATGCTGACTGGCAGGATTCTTTTAACATTAACTTGATGCCTGCGGTCCGGCTTTCCCGGCTTTTCATTCCCACCCTCAAGCATTCCGGCGCCCCAAGGATCATCAACATTTCTTCCATCGCCGGCTCCCTACCTGGAGAAATATTTCCGCATTACAGCGCCATCAAGGCCGCGCTTTCAAACTTTACCGTGTCCCTGGCGCAAACGTTGGCGCCGGAAAAAATTCTGGTCAACTCCGTATCTCCGGGCCCCGTATGGACCCGCTCCTGGGAAAAAGAAGCCCAGCTTGCCAGTAAAAAATCAGGGAAAAATTTGCACGAGGTGATCGACGACATCAAAACCCAAACCGCCCAGAGCGTCCTTCTAAAACGCATGGGCATGCCGGAAGATGTCACCGGGATTATCTTGTTCCTGGCATCCGACCGCTCAAGCTGGATCACCGGCTCCAATTTTACCGTCGACGGAGGCATCAACCTGGATCCCTACTGA
- a CDS encoding trypsin-like peptidase domain-containing protein, translated as MKNHSNPTTAHRGIIFIASCLSVFFALVLNGCSVSPKPKESTESLISADSPIFDKRFQEVSFKDLNLDNFWVEREDQKKMESIPITNNTFADLTDKVKNGVVNIYTLRIEERNANFGISPNDILPFRIPLVSTIFEIIPFQVPISFNTQGLSLGSGFIINEQGYILTNAHVVQNALDIQVLLSEGTKGYPAKIIGMDRLTDTALLKIEADQPLTALPLGDSDRLRMGEMALAVGNPMGLRHTVTSCLISAKERVSSQPDDKYAFFIQTDSAINPGSSGGPLINLHGEVVGINTAIVSEAQLIGFAVPVNTVKEVMPLLVLGQTERGWFGAKASPLSLEQAVELNYSGGSAMWVEEVEKDSPAQKSGLQANDVIVKLNGQAMESFLIFRRKLLGLAPGKKIHLTIVRNGEEKEITSTLVRRAMNAPASPLTTGE; from the coding sequence ATGAAAAACCACAGCAATCCTACTACTGCCCATAGGGGCATAATTTTTATCGCTTCCTGCCTGTCAGTTTTTTTTGCACTGGTCCTCAACGGGTGTTCTGTCTCACCCAAGCCCAAGGAATCCACCGAGTCGCTTATCAGCGCCGATTCGCCTATCTTCGACAAGCGCTTCCAGGAAGTGTCTTTCAAAGATCTCAATCTGGATAATTTCTGGGTGGAACGGGAAGATCAGAAGAAAATGGAATCGATCCCTATCACCAACAACACGTTCGCGGACCTGACCGACAAAGTCAAAAACGGGGTGGTTAATATTTATACCCTGCGAATCGAAGAGCGAAACGCCAACTTCGGAATATCTCCGAATGATATTCTACCTTTCAGAATCCCGCTGGTTTCCACAATATTCGAAATCATTCCGTTCCAGGTTCCCATTTCTTTCAACACCCAGGGGTTGAGTCTGGGGTCTGGATTTATCATCAACGAGCAGGGTTACATCCTCACCAACGCCCACGTCGTGCAGAACGCCCTGGACATTCAGGTGTTGTTATCCGAAGGGACGAAAGGCTATCCTGCAAAAATCATCGGCATGGACCGTCTCACAGACACCGCCCTCCTGAAAATTGAAGCAGACCAGCCGTTGACAGCTCTGCCGCTCGGCGACTCAGACCGCTTGCGAATGGGCGAAATGGCTCTGGCAGTCGGCAATCCCATGGGACTGCGGCACACCGTGACTTCCTGCCTTATCAGCGCCAAAGAAAGAGTTTCTTCACAACCCGATGACAAATATGCGTTTTTCATTCAGACCGACTCTGCAATCAATCCCGGAAGCAGTGGCGGCCCTCTCATCAATCTTCACGGCGAAGTGGTCGGCATCAACACCGCCATCGTTTCAGAGGCCCAATTGATCGGCTTTGCCGTTCCCGTGAACACCGTGAAAGAAGTCATGCCCTTGCTGGTTTTGGGTCAAACCGAACGCGGCTGGTTTGGGGCCAAGGCTTCCCCGCTCAGCCTGGAGCAAGCCGTGGAGTTGAACTACAGCGGGGGAAGCGCCATGTGGGTGGAGGAGGTCGAAAAAGACAGTCCGGCGCAAAAATCCGGACTGCAAGCCAATGACGTCATTGTAAAACTTAACGGCCAAGCGATGGAAAGTTTCCTCATATTCCGCAGAAAACTGCTGGGACTGGCGCCGGGAAAGAAGATCCATCTGACGATTGTGAGAAACGGCGAGGAAAAAGAAATTACCAGCACCTTGGTCCGACGCGCAATGAACGCACCCGCCAGCCCTTTAACAACTGGGGAATGA
- a CDS encoding NAD-dependent epimerase/dehydratase family protein codes for MDTVIITGSAGLIGSEAVRFFDQKGMQVVGVDNDMRREFFGEEASTAWNRKVLENECGHYRHHSLDIRSEKEMGGLFAEYGKDVKLIIHAAAQPSHDWAAKDPIKDFTVNANGTLVLLEMTRKYCPEAVFIYLSTNKVYGDTPNSLPLVELETRWELDDSHPFYEHGIDESMSIDQTTHSLFGASKAAADLLVQEYGRYFGIRTACFRGGCLTGSGHSGAELHGFLSYLMLCTIQKKPYTVFGYQGKQVRDNIHSYDLVNALYHFYCKPEQAKVYNMGGGRFSHCSVLEAISLCEEITGNKLLWTYAEQNRTGDHIWWVSDVSRFRKDYPEWDYTYDMNRILLDIHQGLCARF; via the coding sequence TTGGATACGGTAATTATTACAGGGTCGGCGGGGCTGATAGGGTCGGAGGCGGTCCGGTTTTTCGATCAAAAGGGCATGCAGGTCGTGGGCGTGGACAACGACATGCGCCGTGAATTTTTTGGAGAAGAAGCCTCCACCGCATGGAACCGCAAGGTTCTGGAAAATGAATGCGGGCATTATCGCCATCACTCTCTGGATATCCGTTCGGAGAAAGAGATGGGTGGGTTGTTTGCAGAATATGGCAAGGATGTCAAGCTCATCATCCATGCGGCGGCGCAGCCGTCTCACGATTGGGCGGCGAAGGACCCGATAAAAGATTTCACGGTGAACGCCAACGGCACGCTGGTGTTGCTGGAAATGACGCGGAAATATTGCCCCGAGGCGGTTTTTATTTATTTGTCCACCAACAAGGTTTATGGCGATACGCCTAATTCCCTGCCCCTGGTGGAATTGGAAACCCGCTGGGAGCTGGACGACTCGCATCCTTTTTACGAGCACGGGATTGACGAGTCGATGAGTATCGATCAAACCACCCACAGTCTGTTCGGGGCTTCAAAAGCCGCGGCGGATCTTCTGGTGCAGGAGTATGGCCGCTATTTCGGCATCCGAACCGCCTGTTTCCGGGGCGGCTGTCTGACGGGGTCGGGGCATTCCGGTGCGGAGCTGCACGGGTTTTTGTCTTATCTGATGCTATGCACGATACAGAAAAAGCCATATACGGTGTTTGGTTATCAGGGCAAACAGGTGCGCGATAATATCCACAGTTACGACCTGGTGAATGCGCTTTATCATTTTTATTGCAAGCCTGAGCAGGCGAAAGTTTATAATATGGGCGGTGGGCGGTTCAGCCATTGCTCCGTTCTGGAAGCGATCTCGCTTTGTGAGGAGATCACCGGAAATAAACTTCTCTGGACTTATGCGGAACAAAACCGAACGGGGGATCACATCTGGTGGGTGAGCGATGTCAGCCGTTTTCGCAAAGATTATCCCGAATGGGATTACACCTACGACATGAACCGCATCCTGCTGGATATCCACCAGGGGTTGTGCGCGCGTTTTTGA
- a CDS encoding glycosyltransferase family 2 protein: MDTILREIGARRGRELGASLKDQEQFRAHYWKEKDYFLPQRLEWRARMTRHLFHLFPDESILEIGCSAGQWSRKLSAANGDTNKICAATFDSASYEQMLRDRVPENIEPVLLDAFPGSLQGRQFDTIVGWNLLTDDNCGPLLLEVKKLLKPGGKILFFDANPWNPYYISRRFFCRAVSFLLKSREEGSSLNRIDLFTILSEVGYTGIKILPYDFVYPPIPRFLLWPVQNLSLILENFPFLRNCAGSLYILAQKPPVEGAKRKTSNLARHQMFKGKVSVVVPCRNEEDNIPSLVENLIACYGDYLHEVILVDDNSRDETARVILDLQEKDSRIRLIRREMPNGVGRALRDGFAAVTGDFLLTMDCDFQHIMPELTGLFDAVDAGADVAIGSRFSRNSVLLNYAFTKILANRGFHIVANLLLGKHFRDATNNLKLMKREVLDHIHLESDDFAANAETGLQPILLGYNVREVPISWINRSVDMGFSSFNLFKTGPNYIRVLFRLIGRKWSGKDIVLSAK; the protein is encoded by the coding sequence ATGGATACTATTTTACGAGAAATAGGCGCCCGGCGTGGCCGGGAGTTGGGAGCCAGCCTCAAAGATCAGGAGCAGTTTCGGGCTCACTATTGGAAAGAAAAAGATTATTTTCTTCCTCAGAGGCTGGAGTGGCGGGCACGCATGACCCGTCACCTGTTTCATCTGTTTCCGGATGAAAGCATTCTGGAAATAGGTTGTTCTGCGGGCCAATGGTCTCGGAAACTTTCTGCAGCCAATGGCGACACCAATAAAATCTGCGCCGCAACATTTGATAGCGCCAGTTATGAACAAATGTTGCGGGACCGGGTTCCGGAAAATATTGAACCGGTTTTACTGGACGCGTTTCCTGGTTCTCTGCAAGGTCGGCAATTTGACACCATTGTCGGCTGGAATCTGTTGACTGACGATAACTGCGGCCCGCTGTTGTTGGAGGTGAAAAAACTTCTCAAACCCGGTGGCAAGATTTTATTTTTCGATGCCAACCCCTGGAACCCGTATTATATTTCCCGGCGTTTTTTTTGCAGAGCGGTTTCATTTTTATTAAAAAGCAGGGAAGAGGGAAGTTCCCTTAACCGGATTGATCTGTTCACCATCCTGTCAGAGGTGGGTTATACCGGGATCAAAATCCTGCCCTATGATTTTGTGTATCCGCCGATACCTCGATTTCTTCTCTGGCCGGTGCAGAACTTGAGTTTAATATTGGAGAACTTTCCCTTTCTGAGAAACTGTGCGGGTTCACTTTATATCCTGGCGCAAAAACCACCTGTCGAGGGGGCGAAGAGAAAAACGTCCAATCTGGCGCGTCACCAAATGTTCAAGGGGAAAGTTTCCGTTGTGGTTCCCTGCCGCAATGAGGAGGACAACATCCCTTCGCTGGTTGAAAACCTGATCGCGTGTTACGGGGACTATCTGCATGAGGTGATTTTGGTGGATGACAACAGCCGCGATGAAACCGCCAGGGTGATTCTCGACTTGCAGGAAAAAGATTCGCGCATCCGGCTGATCCGCAGGGAAATGCCCAATGGGGTGGGCCGGGCGCTCCGAGATGGATTTGCCGCAGTCACAGGAGACTTCCTTTTAACGATGGATTGCGACTTTCAGCACATCATGCCGGAACTCACCGGGCTGTTCGATGCGGTTGACGCAGGCGCGGATGTGGCCATCGGCAGCCGGTTTTCGCGCAACAGCGTACTGCTGAACTATGCGTTCACAAAAATTCTCGCCAATAGGGGGTTTCACATTGTCGCCAATCTTCTGCTGGGCAAACACTTCCGCGACGCGACGAATAATCTCAAACTGATGAAACGAGAAGTGCTCGATCACATTCACCTGGAGTCCGACGATTTTGCCGCCAACGCGGAGACGGGACTGCAACCCATTTTGTTGGGGTATAATGTCCGGGAGGTGCCCATTTCCTGGATCAACCGGTCGGTGGATATGGGATTTTCCAGTTTCAATCTGTTCAAGACCGGCCCCAACTACATACGCGTTCTTTTCAGGTTGATAGGACGTAAATGGTCGGGCAAGGACATCGTGCTTTCTGCAAAATAA